One stretch of Streptomyces sp. A2-16 DNA includes these proteins:
- a CDS encoding HAMP domain-containing sensor histidine kinase, producing MNRQLIRSYILLVAVAIFLFTVPVAFTLTDQLRDDTRQSVLREAKTMALLLGNGDRASCEALTKVAKAYGDVEATPTAACDPRLERPTADAALTRAVERDEPTTDWGADFVWGENLTVTVPAKGDAAVRIVYSTSDMTKRLWQIWGFRAGLAVLVLGAAAAIGAFAARRITAPLRELNSMASKFSDGDLTARSPVTGPPETQTLARTLNQGAERLDTLVASQRIFVADASHQLRTPLTALRLSLDNIADGVDDEFVREDVEQATAEVVRMSRLVNGLLVLARAEAKVTAAEPLALRDIVDERLTVWRPAADERGVTIALRGSVVDDRPSVLASPGHLDQVLDNVLSNALEVSPDGGRITVEVESRADTVVLSVLDEGPGMPDADKSRAFDRFWRGQGLTGRSGSGLGLAVVKQLVTDDGGTVTLADAPGGGLKVEISLRASPRSGG from the coding sequence ATGAACCGGCAGCTCATCCGGAGTTACATCCTGCTGGTGGCGGTGGCCATCTTCCTGTTCACGGTGCCGGTCGCGTTCACGCTCACCGATCAACTGCGGGACGACACCCGGCAGTCGGTGCTGCGCGAGGCCAAAACGATGGCGCTGCTGCTGGGCAACGGCGACAGGGCCTCGTGCGAAGCGCTGACCAAGGTGGCCAAGGCGTACGGCGATGTGGAGGCGACGCCCACCGCCGCCTGTGACCCGCGGCTGGAGCGGCCCACCGCGGACGCGGCGCTGACCCGGGCCGTGGAGAGGGACGAGCCGACGACCGACTGGGGTGCGGACTTCGTCTGGGGCGAGAACCTGACGGTCACCGTCCCCGCCAAGGGCGACGCCGCCGTACGGATCGTCTACTCGACCTCGGACATGACCAAGCGGCTGTGGCAGATCTGGGGCTTCCGGGCCGGCCTCGCCGTGCTGGTGCTGGGCGCGGCCGCCGCGATCGGCGCGTTCGCCGCCCGCCGGATCACCGCCCCCCTTCGCGAACTCAACTCCATGGCGAGCAAGTTCAGCGACGGCGACCTCACCGCGCGCTCCCCCGTGACGGGCCCGCCGGAGACCCAGACCCTCGCCCGCACCCTGAACCAGGGCGCGGAACGCCTGGACACGCTGGTGGCCTCGCAGCGCATCTTCGTGGCGGACGCCTCGCACCAGCTCCGCACCCCGCTCACGGCGCTGCGCCTGTCGCTGGACAACATCGCGGACGGCGTGGACGACGAGTTCGTGCGGGAGGACGTGGAGCAGGCGACGGCGGAGGTGGTCCGGATGAGCCGTCTGGTCAACGGCCTGCTGGTGCTGGCGCGGGCCGAGGCGAAGGTGACCGCCGCGGAGCCGCTCGCGCTGCGGGACATCGTGGACGAACGGCTGACGGTGTGGAGGCCGGCCGCCGACGAGCGCGGAGTCACCATCGCGCTCAGGGGGAGTGTTGTCGACGACCGGCCGTCTGTGCTGGCCAGCCCCGGTCATCTGGACCAGGTGCTGGACAACGTGCTCTCGAACGCCCTGGAGGTCTCGCCGGACGGCGGGAGGATCACCGTGGAGGTCGAGTCCCGGGCGGACACAGTGGTGTTGTCGGTGCTGGACGAGGGACCGGGCATGCCCGATGCCGACAAGTCCCGTGCCTTCGACCGCTTCTGGCGCGGTCAGGGCCTGACCGGACGCTCCGGCTCCGGCCTGGGCCTCGCCGTCGTCAAACAGCTGGTGACCGACGACGGCGGGACCGTGACGCTGGCGGACGCTCCGGGAGGCGGGCTGAAGGTGGAGATCAGCCTTCGGGCATCGCCGAGGAGTGGTGGTTGA